One Thermomonas paludicola genomic window, TGCGCGTCGGTGGTGTAAACGAAGGCGCCCACTTCATCCAGCAGCTGCCGGTATGCGGTGTTTTCAACTGTTGCGGGATTGCGCATGGTGCAGGATCCCTTTGAACGTGTTGGGCGTGAATCCGCTGGGCGTGCCCGGGTTCCGAAGGGGGCGGCGGGCGCTGTCTCAAGATAGCAATTCCCGCCGGTGCCGGCGCAGCTCAGCCCAGCCGGATTCGCTGGTCGGTCAGGGCCGTGAGCTTGGCCGTCCAGTCGGCCAGGCGCTGGCGTTCCTGTTCGACCACCGCCGCCGGCACGCCGGCGCCGAACTTGGCCAGCTTGGCCTCGCTCTTGTCCTTCTCCGCGCCGAGCTTGGCCAGTTCCTTGTCCAGCCGCGCGCGTTCGGCGTCCAGGTCCACCAGGCCTTCCAGCGGCACGAAGACTTGCAGGTCGCCGACCACCGCCGGCGCCGCGGCCGGCGGCTCGCCGGTGATCGCCTCGATCCGCTCCAGCTTGCACAGGAAGCGCAGCTGCGCGTCGAAGCGGGCGATGCGCGCCGCATCCTCGGCGCTTCCGCCGCGCACCAGCAGCGCCACCTGCTTGGCCGGCGACACGCCCAGTTCGCTGCGGATGCGGCGCACCGCGCCGATCATCGCCTTCAACCATTCGATATCGGCATCGGCCCGCGCGTAGGCGGTATCGAGGTCGCCGGCCTGCGGATACGGCTGCAGCATGATGCTGCCGGACTTGCCCAGCTTCGGCGCGACCACCTGCCACAGTTCCTCGGTGACGAACGGGATCAGCGGATGCAGCATCCGCAGCAGCGCGTCCAGCACGTGCAGCAGGGTGTGGCGGGTGCTGTCCGCGGCTGCGGTGTCATCGCCGTTGAGCGCGGGCTTCGCCAATTCGACGAACCAGTCGCAGACCTGGTTCCAGGTGAACTCGTACAGGCACTGCGCCAGCAGGTCGAAGCGGTAGTTGGCGAAATGCTCCGCCGCCTCGGCCGTGGTGCGGTCGAGCTGGGCGAGGATCCACTTCTCCGCATCGGTCTTCGGTTGCGGCGCACCCGCGAACGCGGCTTCGCCGACGTTCATCAATGCGAAGCGGGTCGCGTTCCACAGCTTGTTGCAGAAGTTCTTGTAGCCATCGGCGCGCGCCAGGTCGAACTTGATGTCGCGGCCCGGGCCGGCCAGCGCGGCCATGGTGAAGCGCAGCGCATCGGCGCCGTGGGCGTTGATGCCCTCCGGGAACTCCTTGCGGGTGGCCTTCTCGATCTTCGGCGCGTCCTGCGGCTTCATCAGGCCGGTGGTGCGCTTGGCGACCAGCGCATCGGCGCTGATGCCGTCGATGATGTCCAGCGGGTCGAGCACGTTGCCCTTCGACTTGGACATCTTCTGGCCCTGCGCGTCGCGCACCAGGCCGGTGATGTAGACATCGCGGAACGGCACGCGGCCGACCAGGCGGTCGGTCATCATGATCATCCGCGCCACCCAGAAGAAGATGATGTCGAAGCCGGTGACCAGCACGTTGGTCGGCAGCGCGGCGTCGAAGCCGAGTTCGGCCATCTTCGCCTCGTTCGGCCAGCCCTGCGTGCTGAACGGGAACATCGCCGAGGAGAACCAGGTTTCCAGCACGTCCGGGTCCTGCCGCAGCGGCGCGTCGCCGAGCCCGTGCGCCGCGCGCACCTCGGCCTCGCTGCGGCCGACGTAGACCTTGCCCGCGTCGTCGAACCACGCCGGGATGCGGTGGCCCCACCAGAGCTGGCGGCTGATCGTCCAGTCCTGGATGTTCTCCAGCCAGTGGCGGTAGGTGTTGATCCAGTTGGCGGGGACGAACTTCACGTCGCCGGACTCCACCAATTCGAGACCACGCTTGGCGAGGTCGTCCATCTTCACGAACCACTGGTCGGTGAGGAAGGGCTCGATCACCTGGCTGCTGCGGTCGCCGCGCGGCACTTGCAGCTTGTGCGGCTTGATTTCGACCAGCAGGCCGGCGGCTTCGAGGTCGGCCACGATCGCCTTGCGTGCGTCGAAACGGTCGAGGGCGCGATATTTTTCGGCGATGTCTTCGCGCGAGGAAATGATCTTTGCCTCATCGGTGAAGATGTTGATCAGCGGCAACGAGTGCCGCTGGCCCACCGCATAGTCGTTGAAGTCGTGCGCCGGCGTCACCTTCACCACGCCGGTGCCGAAGGCGCGATCCACGTAGTCGTCGGTGATGACCGGGATGCGGCGGCCGGTCAGCGGCAGGTCGACGAACTTGCCGTGCAGGGCGGTGTAGCGCGGGTCTTCCGGGTGCA contains:
- a CDS encoding valine--tRNA ligase, with the protein product MTTLDAGYDPKSFESRLYAQWEASGAFSPQGNGPAYTILLPPPNVTGTLHMGHAFQHTLMDALVRYHRMRGYRTLWQMGTDHAGIATEMVVGRNLAIEGKGETRDSLGREKFIEKVWEWKQHSGDTIERQMRRLGASGDWSRSVFTMDPMPSAAITEAFVRLFDAGLIYRGQRLVNWDPVLKTAISDLEVASEEENGFMWSIRYPLADGVTYEHVEVDADGIETLRETRNYLVVATTRPETMLGDTAAMVHPEDPRYTALHGKFVDLPLTGRRIPVITDDYVDRAFGTGVVKVTPAHDFNDYAVGQRHSLPLINIFTDEAKIISSREDIAEKYRALDRFDARKAIVADLEAAGLLVEIKPHKLQVPRGDRSSQVIEPFLTDQWFVKMDDLAKRGLELVESGDVKFVPANWINTYRHWLENIQDWTISRQLWWGHRIPAWFDDAGKVYVGRSEAEVRAAHGLGDAPLRQDPDVLETWFSSAMFPFSTQGWPNEAKMAELGFDAALPTNVLVTGFDIIFFWVARMIMMTDRLVGRVPFRDVYITGLVRDAQGQKMSKSKGNVLDPLDIIDGISADALVAKRTTGLMKPQDAPKIEKATRKEFPEGINAHGADALRFTMAALAGPGRDIKFDLARADGYKNFCNKLWNATRFALMNVGEAAFAGAPQPKTDAEKWILAQLDRTTAEAAEHFANYRFDLLAQCLYEFTWNQVCDWFVELAKPALNGDDTAAADSTRHTLLHVLDALLRMLHPLIPFVTEELWQVVAPKLGKSGSIMLQPYPQAGDLDTAYARADADIEWLKAMIGAVRRIRSELGVSPAKQVALLVRGGSAEDAARIARFDAQLRFLCKLERIEAITGEPPAAAPAVVGDLQVFVPLEGLVDLDAERARLDKELAKLGAEKDKSEAKLAKFGAGVPAAVVEQERQRLADWTAKLTALTDQRIRLG